The segment AAGAACGGACCGATTTCGTTTCCACTTGGGCTGATAACACCGATAATCGCGGCAACGATCAAGAGGGTAAGGTTGTGCGTGAGAACAAACGCCGCACCGGCCACGATCATCAATACCGCCCCCAGCACCAGCATTCGTCGCCTACCGAACCGGTCGGCTGACATGGTAATCCAGAGCGAAATCCCCGCGTCACCAACCAGCGTCAGGGTAAGCAGTAAGCCCATGGCTTGTTCGCTCAGGCCGAGCTGCGCGAGATACAACGTCAACACAACAGACAAGAAGCCGTAGGCGAACAAGCGCATGGTGCGCGTACCAAATAACAGCGCAATGTCAATCTTCGAACGCGCCATTGGATTTACCTTGTCGAATCATTGCCCGGCCGCAGGCGTACAGTACGTCATACGCTGAATACCCCATACCCGCGGTTCGGCCACATTTATGATGAAGCAATATGACCCACGAGCCATTCTCGTATGGGTATATATTCACATCACCGTCACGCCCATAGGAAAAACCGGCGCTCGCCCCTAAGAACATAACGGCCCTTCAGGGCTTTACCTACCCTGAAGGGCCGTTATACTTACGCTCCAGTCAGACGTTCTCGCCTGCCTGGCGGCAGACAAGTCTGGCTGATTCCTATTGTTTCCCTGCCGACAATCACCGCTGTACCCTGTGTCAGGATGATCGGCAGGCGATTGAAAGCACAAGCCGTCTCGGCTAGTGCGCGCGGCTGGCCTCCGCCTGCTTTGCCGCTGCTGCGGGTTCCTCCTCAACGATCGAGCCTCGCTTGCTGAAGAGGACCGACATCCCGAGGATAAGGACGCACGCCCCAAAGATCAGCCCCCGCACGCCCCAACTTATCTCGCGAATCGCCAGCGGGGCCACCAGGATCGCGACCAGGTTCATCACCTTGATCATCGGGTTGATGGCCGGTCCGGCGGTGTCCTTGAACGGATCGCCGACCGTATCGCCGATGACGGCGGCCTTGTGGCAGTCGGTTCCCTTGCCGCCGAACAGACCCTCCTCGATCTTCTTCTTGGCGTTGTCCCAGGCGCCGCCGGTATTCGCAAGGAAGACCGCCATGAGCTGGCCGGTGAGGATTGCGCCGGCCAAGAAGCCGCCCAGCGCCGGCGCCCCGAACGCAAAGGCGACCAGGATCGGGCTGACGATCGACAGAACACCCGGCCCCAGCAGCTCCTTCTGGGCCGCCGACGTGACGATCTCCACGCACCGACCGTAGTCGGGCTTCTCCTTGAACTCCATGATCCCCGGCTTTTCCCTGAACTGTCGCCTCACCTCTTCAACCAGCAGGAACGCCGCTCGGCTCACCGCCTGGATCGCAAAGGAGGAGAAGAGAAACGGAACCGCCCCCCCAATCAGGAAGCCGACGAAAACCTCCGGCAGGTTCACCTGAATCCCCTGCTCAAAGAGATGCGCCTCATCGATGAACGAGCGGAAGAGCGAGACGGCGGCAATGACCGCCGTCGCGATAGCCAGCCCCTTTGTGAGGGCCTTCGTCGTATTGCCGACGGCGTCGAGCTTGGCGACAATTCGATGGGCTTCGATCCCCGACGGTGTTTTCGGATTGTTCTTCAACGCGCCGGACATCTCGAAGATGCCGTTCGCGTTGTCGGAGATAGGGCCGAAGGTATCTTCGGCCAGGACAAAGCCGGTGGTCGCCAGCAACCCCAGTCCGGCCAGCGCAATCCCGTACGCCGACAGCGAAAAGCTTCCGCCGAAGATGCTGTAGGCGCCAAAGATGGTGGCGGCAATGGCCAGGATGGCCCACACGCTCGATTCGAGACCGGCCGCAAACCCGGAGAGGATCAGCGTGGCCGGGCCGGTCCGGCTGGAATAGGCAATCTCGGTGACCGGCTTCTTCTCGGTCGCGGTGAAATACTCTGTCAGCCACTGGATTAACAGCGCCAGGGCGATCCCCATCACATTCGCGAGAAAGACCCGCCACCACAGCGCACCGTATTTCTCGCTCACGATATCGCCGAGATAGAGGTAACTGACGACCCAGAAGCCGGCAACGGAGCTGAGCGCCGCCACCCAAAATCCGACATTGATCGGTCTCATCGGGTTCATGTTGGGATCATCCTTGCCCCGAACGCACCAGGTACCGAGGATTGAGCCGAAGACGCCGACGGCGCGGATCAGGAGGGGGTAGATGATCAGCGCCAGGACGACCTTGGAGGCGCTGGCTGCCCCGCCGAACGCCTCAACAAAGTCCTTATCCAGCATCGCCCCGGCTCCCAGGATAATAGCCGCTACCAGCGTCACCTCGTACGACTCAAAGACGTCGGCCGCCATCCCGGCGCAGTCCCCGACGTTGTCACCCACATTGTCGGCGATGGTGGCGGCGTTGCGCGGGTCGTCCTCCGGAATCCCCTTCTCAACCTTGCCGACCAGGTCAGCGCCTACATCAGCCGCCTTAGTGAAAATGCCGCCCCCCATGCGCATGAAGAGGGCGGCAAGGGACCCACCAAAACCAAAACCGATGAGGATTTTCATCGCATTCTCTTTGAACAGGAGAAAGATGATGGTGGCACCCAGGAGCCCCAGGCCGACGGTGAACATCCCCGAGACAGTCCCGGCCCTGAAGGCGATCTCCAGCGAGCGCTTAAAGCTGTGCAGCGCCGCTGCAGCGGTCCTTACATTGCCCTTCACGGCCAGCCACATCCCGACGTATCCGGCACCATAGGACGCGCCGACCCCCATGAAGAAGGCGAGCGCCACACCAAGCGGCAGGAGCATCCCCTCATAGATCGCGCGATACATGAAGAAGAGGCCGATCGTGATCGCGATGACGAACCAGATCATCGTCTTGACCTGGCGCGCCAGGTAGGCGAACGCCCCCTCTTCAATCGCCATGGCCACATCCTGCATGGCCTGAGTACCGGGGTCTTCTCCGATGATCTTCTTCGCCAGGAAGGCGCCGTAGCCTAAGGCGATGAAGGCCGAAATCAGGACAAACCAGAGGATCTTCCATTCCTGCGGGCCAAAAGTCGGTAATACAATACTGGCTTCACTCATGCAACGTGTCTCCTCATTACCGAAAAGCTGGTAGCTGGTAACCGACCGCAGTGAACACCGATGCTACATGTCGACAAACGGGCAGCGTTCTTTTTCCTCATCGATACATAGGGGTTGCTCACGACTGTGGCAGGCCTCGTCACGGCCGTGCCGAAGCAAGGGGTGATCAGTTCCCGGAAGGGAAGCCCCCTGCTTTTGAGCAGGATCTCTCTACGCGCCCCACGCCCCCTCTAGTCTGCAAAGAGGCGGAGTTGCTCCTGGTTCTCCTCGACAAAGGGGATCGGGTAACTGCCGCTGAAGCAGGCGTGACAGAACTCTGCCGCCCCCTGGCTCTCCTTCCCGGCCGCCTGCTGCAATCCCTTCAGGCTGAGATAGCCGAGGCTGTCGGCGCGAAGATAGCGTCGAATCTCCTCGGCATCGTGCGTCGAGGCGATCAGCTCCTTCCGTGTCGGGGTATCGATCCCGTAGTAGCAGGGCGCGATGGTCGGGGGCGAGCTGATCCGAACATGCACCTCCGATGCGCCGGCCGCCCGGATCATCGAGACGATCTTGCGGCTGGTGGTCCCGCGGACGATCGAGTCGTCCACGACAACCACACGCTTCCCCTCGAGCAACTCTCGAATGGCATTCAACTTGATCTTCACCCCGAAATGTCGAATCGCCTGTTTCGGCTCGATAAAGGTCCGACCCACATAGTGATTGCGGATCAGCCCGTGCTCAAACGGTAGCCGCGCTTGTTCCGCAAAACCGAGCGCGGCAGGCACGCCGGAATCCGGCACAGGGATCACCACATCCGCCTCGACCGGGTGCTCGCGCGCCAGGTGCCGTCCAAGATCTTTCCGAATCCCGGCGACCGATCGACCGAACAAAAAGCTGTCTGGTCTGGAGAAGTACACATACTCAAAGATACATTGCGACTTGGGCGCAGGTGGAAACGGAAAAAATGTCTGGACACCCCGCTCATCGATCCGAACGACCTCGCCGGGCTCGATATCGCGAACGAATTGTGCCTCGATCAGATCAAAGGCGCAGCTCTCCGACGCGAGTATCCACGCGTCCCCAAATTTGCCCAACGACAGCGGACGGAATCCGTAGGGGTCGCGGACGCCCAACAGCTCGGTCTCATTCATAATCGCCAGCGAATAGGCGCCACGAATCTGACCCAGAGCATCGATGGCGGCCTCCAACAGGTTCCGCTCCCGTGAACGGGCGATCAGGTGGACGATCACCTCGCTATCGGTGGTAGAGCCGAATATCGACCCCTGCGCCTCGAGGTCCTGTCGAATCTTTTCCGCGTTGGTCAGATTGCCGTTGTGCGCAAGCGCGATCTGGCCTCGGAGATAGCCGGCCAGCAGGGGCTGCGCATTCTTCAGGTGCGAGGTCCCCGTCGTCGAGTACCGAACATGACCGATGGCGAGGTTGCCTTTGAGACGCCGCAGCCTGGTCTCAGAAAAGACGTCGGCTACCAACCCCATCGCCTTTTCCAGATGCAGCGACCCGCCATCCGACGTTGCAATGCCGGCGCTTTCCTGCCCCCTGTGCTGAAGCGCATAGAGGGCCAGATAGGCCAGGTTCGCGGCCTCCGGATGGCCGTAGATTCCTACTACGCCGCACTCCTCACGAAACTTATCCATCGGCCTTCAGTCAGCAGCTTTCAGCAGTTCACTGCAGCAACCAGCCATCTTGTTCTCATCACTAACCACTAACCACTGATCACTGTTTTTTATAGTACCCGCTTCAGCCCCTGGATAGCCTGGCGAGTTCGATGCTCGTTCTCGACAAGGGCGAACCGGACATAGGCGTCGCCATACTGCCCGAACCCAATCCCCGGAGAGACGGCGACCTTTGCCTTGTCGAGTAAGAACTTCGAAAATTCAAGCGACCCCATACCTTGGTATGATTCCGGAATTTTGGCCCAGACGAACATCGTACCCTTCGGCTTCGCGAGCGTCCATCCGATCCGGTTCAGCCCGTCGACCAGCGCATCGCGACGCACTCGATAGGTCTCTACCGTCTTCCCCACACAGGTCTGCGGGCCGTTGAGCGCGATGATCGCCGCAATCTGGATCGGCTGGAACATCCCATAATCCAGATAGCTTTTCAGTCGCGTCAAGGCCGCAATGA is part of the Candidatus Methylomirabilota bacterium genome and harbors:
- a CDS encoding amidophosphoribosyltransferase, producing the protein MDKFREECGVVGIYGHPEAANLAYLALYALQHRGQESAGIATSDGGSLHLEKAMGLVADVFSETRLRRLKGNLAIGHVRYSTTGTSHLKNAQPLLAGYLRGQIALAHNGNLTNAEKIRQDLEAQGSIFGSTTDSEVIVHLIARSRERNLLEAAIDALGQIRGAYSLAIMNETELLGVRDPYGFRPLSLGKFGDAWILASESCAFDLIEAQFVRDIEPGEVVRIDERGVQTFFPFPPAPKSQCIFEYVYFSRPDSFLFGRSVAGIRKDLGRHLAREHPVEADVVIPVPDSGVPAALGFAEQARLPFEHGLIRNHYVGRTFIEPKQAIRHFGVKIKLNAIRELLEGKRVVVVDDSIVRGTTSRKIVSMIRAAGASEVHVRISSPPTIAPCYYGIDTPTRKELIASTHDAEEIRRYLRADSLGYLSLKGLQQAAGKESQGAAEFCHACFSGSYPIPFVEENQEQLRLFAD
- a CDS encoding sodium-translocating pyrophosphatase, with product MSEASIVLPTFGPQEWKILWFVLISAFIALGYGAFLAKKIIGEDPGTQAMQDVAMAIEEGAFAYLARQVKTMIWFVIAITIGLFFMYRAIYEGMLLPLGVALAFFMGVGASYGAGYVGMWLAVKGNVRTAAAALHSFKRSLEIAFRAGTVSGMFTVGLGLLGATIIFLLFKENAMKILIGFGFGGSLAALFMRMGGGIFTKAADVGADLVGKVEKGIPEDDPRNAATIADNVGDNVGDCAGMAADVFESYEVTLVAAIILGAGAMLDKDFVEAFGGAASASKVVLALIIYPLLIRAVGVFGSILGTWCVRGKDDPNMNPMRPINVGFWVAALSSVAGFWVVSYLYLGDIVSEKYGALWWRVFLANVMGIALALLIQWLTEYFTATEKKPVTEIAYSSRTGPATLILSGFAAGLESSVWAILAIAATIFGAYSIFGGSFSLSAYGIALAGLGLLATTGFVLAEDTFGPISDNANGIFEMSGALKNNPKTPSGIEAHRIVAKLDAVGNTTKALTKGLAIATAVIAAVSLFRSFIDEAHLFEQGIQVNLPEVFVGFLIGGAVPFLFSSFAIQAVSRAAFLLVEEVRRQFREKPGIMEFKEKPDYGRCVEIVTSAAQKELLGPGVLSIVSPILVAFAFGAPALGGFLAGAILTGQLMAVFLANTGGAWDNAKKKIEEGLFGGKGTDCHKAAVIGDTVGDPFKDTAGPAINPMIKVMNLVAILVAPLAIREISWGVRGLIFGACVLILGMSVLFSKRGSIVEEEPAAAAKQAEASRAH